One Microlunatus soli genomic window carries:
- a CDS encoding SDR family NAD(P)-dependent oxidoreductase, producing MQSAYSSESARRYLVTGAGSGIGRAIAAGLAESGATVIAVGRRRAPLADLAAQHPTVVPMPADVTDPATPSRLAAAVRSDPGRLDGLVNCAGLARFAALPDAGLDQLDAMYAVNLRAPVALTQALLTPLRRATGCVLNVSSIGGVLAMPGRALYGATKAALNSLTRSLAHELAPQIRVNALVPGAVDTPMYDDLGLDDPQTEELRAGLLSSTPMGRFGTPEEVARWADLILDPDRSGWMTGALLTVDGGRSS from the coding sequence ATGCAGTCCGCATACTCCAGTGAGTCCGCGCGACGCTATCTCGTCACTGGTGCGGGAAGCGGGATCGGCCGGGCCATCGCCGCCGGGTTGGCCGAGTCGGGGGCAACGGTGATCGCCGTCGGTCGCCGCCGCGCTCCGTTGGCCGATCTCGCTGCTCAGCATCCCACGGTGGTGCCGATGCCGGCCGATGTCACCGACCCGGCGACTCCGAGCCGGCTCGCTGCTGCCGTACGGTCCGATCCGGGACGGCTGGACGGGCTGGTGAACTGTGCGGGGCTTGCCCGCTTCGCAGCGCTGCCGGACGCAGGGCTGGACCAGTTGGATGCGATGTACGCGGTGAATCTGCGCGCCCCGGTAGCACTGACGCAGGCGTTGCTGACTCCGCTGCGGCGCGCCACCGGATGTGTCCTGAATGTCAGCTCGATCGGTGGCGTCCTGGCGATGCCGGGACGTGCACTCTACGGCGCCACGAAGGCGGCGTTGAATTCGCTGACCCGATCGTTGGCCCATGAGTTGGCACCGCAGATCCGGGTGAATGCCCTGGTGCCCGGTGCTGTGGACACCCCGATGTACGACGATCTCGGGCTGGACGATCCACAGACCGAAGAGCTCCGGGCCGGCCTGCTGTCCAGCACGCCGATGGGCAGGTTCGGCACGCCGGAGGAGGTCGCCCGGTGGGCAGACCTGATCCTGGACCCCGATCGCTCGGGATGGATGACCGGAGCCCTGCTCACTGTCGATGGCGGACGCAGCAGTTGA